Within the Thermosynechococcaceae cyanobacterium Okahandja genome, the region TTGGTATGACAACGAGTGGGGCTACAGTCACCGCATGGCTGAACTGGCTCGCCTTGTGGCAACAACCCTTCCCTAAGCGTCAGGAGACCTCACGATGGCCGCTTCCACGAGTGTCCGCAATTACATGATCGTTACCCTAGCCTACTGGGGATTTACGGTCACCGATGGCGCGCTGCGAATGCTGGTGTTGCTCTACTTTAACCAGATTGGCTACACGCCACTAGAAATTGCCTTTCTGTTCTTGTTTTATGAAATTTTTGGGGTTGTTACTAATTTTTTAGGCGGCTGGATTGGCTCCCGCCTCGGCTTAAACGTGACTCTGTACGCGGGCATTGGCCTGCAGGTGGTTTCCTTAATCCTCCTTACACCTCTGAGTCAGGCATGGCCGCTCTGGTTTGCCATTCCCTACGTGATGGCGGCGCAAGCCCTCTCGGGCGTGGCCAAGGATTTAACCAAAATGAGTTCCAAGAGTGCCATTCGCTTGGTGGTGCCCCAAGAGGCGGAGTCCCGCTTGTTTAAGTGGGTGGCGGTGTTAACTGGCTCTAAAAATGCCCTGAAAGGGGTTGGCTTTTTTGTCGGTAGTGTGCTGTTAACGGTGTTCGGCTTTGCCCCCGCCCTCTGGATAATGGCGATCGCCCTGATGTTCATTTTGCTCAGCGGCCTGCTCCTGCCTCGCGGTATGGGCAAAATTAAAACGAAGGTGAAGTTTCGCCAACTCTTTTCTAAAAGTAAGGCCATTAATATCCTCTCAGCAGCCCGTTTCTTCTTATTTGGGGCGCGGGATGTCTGGTTTGTGGTAGGCTTGCCGGTGTTCCTGCAAAGTGTGCTGGGGTGGTCGTTTTATCAGGTGGGGGGCTTTTTAGCGTTGTGGGTCATTGGCTATGGAGCGGTGCAATCTTCGGCACCAGTACTCTTGCGCTACCTCAATCGTGGGCGATCGCCGCGGGCGGCCACCATTCAATTTTGGACATTTACCCTCACCCTTGTGCCAGCGGTCATTGCCCTTGGCCTCATGAGCGGTTGGAACCCTAACGCCGTCATTATTGGCGGGCTATTGC harbors:
- the arsJ gene encoding organoarsenical effux MFS transporter ArsJ; translated protein: MAASTSVRNYMIVTLAYWGFTVTDGALRMLVLLYFNQIGYTPLEIAFLFLFYEIFGVVTNFLGGWIGSRLGLNVTLYAGIGLQVVSLILLTPLSQAWPLWFAIPYVMAAQALSGVAKDLTKMSSKSAIRLVVPQEAESRLFKWVAVLTGSKNALKGVGFFVGSVLLTVFGFAPALWIMAIALMFILLSGLLLPRGMGKIKTKVKFRQLFSKSKAINILSAARFFLFGARDVWFVVGLPVFLQSVLGWSFYQVGGFLALWVIGYGAVQSSAPVLLRYLNRGRSPRAATIQFWTFTLTLVPAVIALGLMSGWNPNAVIIGGLLLFGLIFAMNSAVHSYLVLTYTDDEKVALNVGFYYMANSGGRLAGTVLSGLVYQLWGLVGCLWVSMVFVLCAGVISLKLEDPKPSQPSVSFAVGDAD